A single genomic interval of Mucilaginibacter robiniae harbors:
- a CDS encoding OmpH family outer membrane protein has protein sequence MKQLFKVALVAGCMLLAGSFAKAQTKVAYIDFGAVMEQMPQAKTINTQITAYQKTFTDQLQTMQNELQTKNAAYEKSRASMTDAARTVSEGELQDLYKRLQDSNNSFNQQVQAKSAELIKPLSDQVRTAITTVAKEKGYNYVLDSGQTALIVSPPSDDLMPAVKLKLGIK, from the coding sequence ATGAAACAATTATTTAAAGTTGCTTTAGTTGCCGGATGCATGTTACTGGCGGGAAGTTTTGCCAAAGCACAAACTAAAGTTGCCTACATTGATTTTGGTGCGGTAATGGAACAAATGCCACAAGCCAAAACCATAAACACGCAAATAACTGCTTACCAAAAAACCTTTACTGATCAGTTACAAACTATGCAAAATGAGTTGCAAACCAAAAATGCAGCTTATGAAAAAAGCAGAGCAAGCATGACTGATGCCGCACGTACCGTATCTGAAGGCGAGTTGCAAGATTTGTACAAACGCTTACAGGATTCAAATAATAGCTTTAACCAACAGGTACAAGCTAAAAGCGCTGAGTTGATTAAACCATTAAGCGACCAAGTACGTACTGCTATTACTACTGTTGCTAAAGAAAAAGGTTATAACTACGTGTTAGATTCAGGTCAAACTGCATTAATCGTATCGCCTCCAAGTGATGATTTAATGCCAGCTGTAAAATTGAAATTAGGTATCAAATAA
- a CDS encoding OmpH family outer membrane protein — translation MKKILFTLTFTLLGLTGAWAQRFAYVDSEYILKHMPEYVSSQKQLSALSDQWQKEVDGRFQEIDRLYKAYQADQVLLTGDMKKRREAEIIDKEKAAKDFQRQKFGPDGELTQRSTALVKPIQDKVAKAVQAEAESENLDMIFDKNSEVIMLYVNPRYNKSDAVITRLGLKPGALAK, via the coding sequence ATGAAGAAGATACTGTTTACATTAACATTTACGTTATTAGGCTTAACAGGTGCATGGGCACAACGTTTCGCCTATGTTGATTCAGAGTATATATTGAAACATATGCCTGAATATGTATCATCACAAAAACAGTTAAGTGCTTTATCAGACCAATGGCAAAAAGAGGTGGATGGCCGGTTTCAGGAAATTGACCGTTTGTATAAAGCCTATCAGGCTGATCAGGTTTTACTAACTGGTGATATGAAAAAACGCCGTGAGGCAGAAATTATTGACAAGGAAAAAGCTGCTAAAGATTTTCAACGTCAAAAGTTCGGACCCGATGGTGAGCTGACTCAACGCAGCACCGCTTTAGTTAAACCTATACAAGATAAAGTAGCGAAAGCTGTGCAGGCCGAAGCCGAAAGCGAAAACCTGGACATGATTTTTGATAAAAACAGCGAAGTTATTATGTTGTATGTTAACCCGCGTTATAACAAAAGTGATGCTGTAATTACCAGATTAGGTTTGAAACCTGGTGCACTTGCTAAGTAA
- the bamA gene encoding outer membrane protein assembly factor BamA: MNKLLFAVLFSFISTAALAQIIGGRQGVNRAAIPADSLSYLNPKDYTIGGITVTGTKYLDKDVLIQIAKINKGDRISLPGEASANVLKNLWAQGLFDDVQLYVSKINLDTVYLEISVQERPRLSRLHLTGIRKGEIEDLQKKLNDKTGKIVNENVLTSTTTIIKKFFNDKGFLNTTVDIKERKDPGDANSVILDVAIDKKQKVKVNEIVFEGNKDLKSRELRKFLPKTRQRKFYNIFGSKKFKRDQYEEDKQTLVEKMQAKGYRDAAILSDSVWKHDEQTVNVKIKVYEGHKYYFGKITWSGNARYPATTLDKILQIKKGDVFSEEELSKRLDGGTPDGQDVNSIYLDNGYLTYHADAVQTRVYNDTVDLDIRIYEGAQYTINRIIIKGNEVTNENVIRRELATKPGQKFSKQAIVRSTRQITQLGNFDEQKIEPKPTNINQQDGTVDIIYNVVEKPSDQIELSGGFGGGQLVGTLGLTFNNFSIRNIFNGKAYRPLPKGDGEKLSLRGQANGKNYQNFSFTFSEPWLGGKKPIFFSLSAYTQLSSTGQFYAKSDYRYNYLRINGIGVTLGKRLHWPDDYFQLNYSLNFDHYKLDNYTGYLFTNGTSFNIKLTQELSRNSLDAPIYPTSGSNIRFTIQVTPPYSLFNNTNYTIATPEDRYHFVEYHKWKFDAQWFTRIAGKLVLMSQTRFGFLGSYNKAVGQSPFERFKLGGDGMATYQFLQGSEIVGLRGYQNFSIIPVGKNYSTDTNPGSPIYSKYTMELRYPVIQSQSATIFMLTFAEGGNTWDSFRDYNPFNIRRSVGVGARIFLPIFGLLGLDYGYGFDKIPGIPDANKGQFHFSISQSLNGGFN; the protein is encoded by the coding sequence ATGAATAAACTATTATTTGCTGTTCTGTTTTCCTTTATAAGTACTGCAGCCTTAGCTCAAATTATCGGCGGTAGGCAAGGTGTCAATAGAGCAGCCATACCTGCTGACAGCTTGAGCTATCTCAATCCTAAAGATTATACTATTGGTGGCATTACAGTAACAGGCACCAAGTATCTGGATAAAGATGTATTAATACAGATAGCTAAAATCAACAAAGGTGACAGAATAAGTCTGCCAGGCGAAGCTTCGGCCAATGTTCTAAAGAACTTGTGGGCCCAAGGTTTGTTTGATGATGTGCAGTTATATGTATCAAAGATTAACTTGGATACTGTATATCTGGAAATAAGCGTACAAGAGCGCCCGCGCTTGTCTCGTTTGCATTTAACCGGTATTCGTAAAGGCGAAATTGAAGATTTGCAAAAAAAGCTGAATGATAAAACCGGGAAAATTGTAAATGAAAACGTGCTGACCAGCACCACCACAATCATCAAAAAGTTTTTTAATGATAAAGGCTTTTTAAATACTACGGTTGATATTAAAGAACGAAAAGATCCGGGAGATGCGAATAGCGTTATTCTGGATGTGGCTATTGATAAAAAACAAAAAGTAAAAGTTAACGAGATTGTTTTTGAGGGTAACAAGGATTTAAAATCACGCGAGTTGCGTAAGTTTTTGCCTAAAACCCGTCAAAGAAAGTTTTATAATATTTTTGGTTCTAAAAAGTTCAAGCGCGACCAGTACGAAGAAGACAAACAAACACTGGTTGAAAAAATGCAAGCCAAAGGTTACCGTGATGCAGCCATTTTGAGCGATTCGGTATGGAAGCATGATGAGCAAACTGTAAATGTTAAAATTAAAGTTTACGAAGGCCATAAATACTACTTTGGTAAAATCACCTGGTCTGGCAATGCACGTTACCCAGCAACAACACTGGATAAAATATTACAGATTAAAAAAGGAGATGTATTTAGTGAAGAAGAGCTAAGCAAACGTTTAGATGGTGGTACACCTGACGGACAGGATGTGAACTCTATTTACTTAGATAACGGTTACCTTACTTACCATGCCGATGCGGTACAAACCCGTGTGTATAATGATACCGTTGATTTAGATATTCGTATTTATGAAGGTGCGCAATATACTATTAACCGCATTATCATTAAAGGTAACGAAGTAACTAACGAGAACGTCATCAGACGTGAGTTAGCTACTAAGCCGGGACAGAAATTTTCAAAGCAGGCTATTGTACGCAGTACCCGTCAAATTACCCAATTAGGTAACTTTGATGAGCAGAAAATTGAGCCTAAACCAACCAACATTAACCAACAAGACGGAACAGTAGATATTATCTACAACGTAGTTGAAAAACCTTCCGATCAGATTGAGCTTTCTGGTGGTTTTGGTGGTGGCCAGCTGGTAGGTACTTTAGGCTTAACGTTTAATAACTTCTCTATCCGCAACATCTTTAACGGTAAAGCTTACCGCCCACTACCTAAAGGTGATGGTGAAAAGCTGAGTTTGCGTGGTCAGGCCAACGGTAAAAACTACCAGAACTTTTCGTTCACGTTTTCAGAACCTTGGTTAGGTGGTAAAAAGCCGATCTTCTTCAGCTTATCAGCTTATACGCAGTTAAGTTCAACCGGTCAGTTTTATGCTAAATCAGATTATCGCTATAATTACTTACGTATTAATGGTATCGGTGTAACTTTAGGTAAGCGTTTGCACTGGCCTGATGATTACTTCCAGTTGAACTACTCGTTGAACTTTGACCACTACAAACTGGATAACTATACCGGTTACCTGTTTACTAACGGTACCTCATTCAATATCAAGTTAACTCAGGAGTTAAGCCGTAACTCATTAGATGCACCTATTTATCCAACAAGTGGTTCAAATATCCGTTTTACAATACAAGTTACGCCTCCATATTCTTTGTTCAACAATACAAACTATACTATTGCTACACCAGAAGATCGCTACCATTTTGTTGAATATCATAAATGGAAATTTGATGCGCAATGGTTTACCCGTATTGCCGGTAAACTGGTGTTGATGTCACAAACCCGCTTTGGTTTCTTGGGTAGCTATAACAAGGCAGTAGGGCAATCACCGTTCGAGCGTTTTAAACTGGGTGGTGATGGTATGGCTACTTATCAGTTTTTACAAGGTAGCGAGATTGTCGGTTTAAGAGGTTACCAAAACTTCTCTATTATCCCGGTTGGTAAAAACTACAGTACTGATACTAACCCAGGTAGCCCGATATATAGCAAGTACACTATGGAGTTGCGTTATCCGGTTATCCAATCACAGTCAGCAACTATCTTTATGCTTACCTTTGCTGAAGGTGGTAACACCTGGGATAGCTTCCGCGATTATAATCCATTTAACATCCGTCGTTCGGTGGGTGTGGGTGCTAGGATATTTTTACCTATATTTGGTCTGCTGGGCTTGGATTATGGTTATGGATTTGATAAAATACCTGGCATCCCGGATGCTAATAAAGGTCAATTCCACTTCTCAATTTCACAAAGCTTGAACGGCGGATTTAATTAA